Proteins encoded within one genomic window of Gadus macrocephalus chromosome 18, ASM3116895v1:
- the qrfprb gene encoding pyroglutamylated RF-amide peptide receptor: MATSTESGQRYTKITPEVLKEMLQLYNLSRQEFIDSYNIQPLVYVPELPYSVKTTFVIMYALIFVLALVGNSLVVYIVVKKRAVQTATNIFICSLAVSDLLITFFCVPFTLLQNISSEWLGGVLVCKTVPFVQTTAIVTGILTMTCIAIERYQGIVYPLKMRRQYTSRRAYKMLGIVWIASVMVGSPILFVQQLEVKYDFLYDHYHVCCQESWPSLAQRQVYTTFIMVALFLLPLLTMMFLYTRIAIELWIRKRVGDSSVLNTMNQREISKISRKKKRAVKMMVIVVLLFTVCWAPFHTVHMLYEYSDLEEKYEEVTLHTIIAVVQAVGFFNSFNNPIVYAFMNDNFKKSCVSTLSLCLRKRGAPGRGHAAANAAVGPVANLIVHFRPLRREAFLKTADGSENRHGDDDGGRQGPSGSSHGCSSLGVIGDKVSTMQSQLPGSSSGGGGITK; this comes from the exons ATGGCCACCTCCACTGAGTCCGGACAGCGCTACACTAAAATCACCCCCGAGGTCCTGAAGGAGATGCTGCAGCTCTACAACCTCAGCCGCCAGGAGTTCATCGACTCGTATAACATCCAGCCTCTGGTGTACGTCCCCGAGTTGCCGTACAGCGTGAAAACGACTTTTGTGATCATGTACGCCCTGATATTCGTCCTGGCTCTGGTGGGTAACAGTTTGGTGGTTTACATTGTGGTGAAAAAGCGCGCCGTGCAGACCGCCACCAACATCTTCATCTGCTCCTTAGCGGTGAGCGACCTGCTCATCACTTTCTTCTGCGTCCCATTTACTCTCTTGCAAAATATCTCCTCAGAGTGGCTCGGAG GGGTTCTGGTATGCAAAACGGTTCCATTTGTGCAGACCACAGCCATAGTCACAGGGATCTTGACAATGACCTGCATCGCCATCGAGAGGTACCAAGGAATTGTGTATCCACTCAAAATGAGGAGGCAGTACACATCCAGGAGAGCCTACAAAATGCTAG GGATAGTGTGGATTGCATCAGTGATGGTGGGCTCTCCAATACTGTTTGTACAACAACTAGAA GTGAAGTATGACTTCCTGTACGACCACTACCACGTGTGCTGCCAGGAGAGCTGGCCCTCGCTGGCCCAGCGGCAGGTGTACACCACCTTCATCATGGTGGCGCTCTTCCTGCTGCCGCTGCTCACCATGATGTTCCTGTACACGCGCATCGCCATCGAGCTGTGGATCCGCAAGCGAGTGGGCGACTCGTCTGTCCTCAACACCATGAACCAGAGGGAGATCAGCAAGATCTCCCG GAAGAAGAAGCGAGCGGTGAAGATGATGGTGATCGTGGTGCTGCTCTTCACAGTCTGCTGGGCTCCGTTCCACACGGTCCACATGCTCTATGAATACA gcGACCTGGAGGAGAAGTACGAGGAGGTGACGCTCCACACCATCATCGCTGTGGTGCAGGCGGTGGGCTTCTTCAACAGCTTCAACAACCCCATCGTGTACGCCTTCATGAACGACAACTTCAAGAAGAGCTGCGTCTCCACACTGTCCCTCTGCCTCCGCAAGCGTGGGGCCCCGGGCAGAGGCCACGCCGCCGCCAACGCCGCCGTCGGCCCCGTTGCAAACCTCATCGTCCACTTCAGGCCCCTGCGGCGGGAGGCCTTCCTGAAGACCGCCGACGGCTCCGAGAACCGCCACGGCGACGACGATGGCGGACGTCAGGGCCCGTCGGGCTCCTCCCACGGCTGCAGCTCGCTGGGCGTGATCGGGGACAAGGTGTCCACCATGCAGTCCCAGCTGCCCGGGAGCagcagcggtggcggcggcaTCACCAAATGA